The following proteins are co-located in the Fluviicola sp. genome:
- a CDS encoding DnaJ domain-containing protein, which yields MIEIGLLLVSYGVPEKVDPVENAILVTCIIGPFVLALLYFLYLRSKGKHKITFWLGKRMPAAYSDLVFREIQIVLAVAMIKRDRYCFMVKRNRIHQFVQRVYDKKLDADEIIDMFLDDKIPLADLIEWCNKFISYERKLETFLFLIDIAFIDHELVDTEKEYLLFIIQKFAIRNQDISQDVQEKLFENHGKVSARNSVSGFESYYEVLEIASDATDKEVKESYRRLVKQFHPDSHPHLTVEEKKALSDKFQRVQEAYDHLMSN from the coding sequence ATGATTGAAATAGGATTGCTTTTAGTTAGTTATGGAGTCCCTGAAAAAGTGGATCCGGTGGAGAATGCGATCCTCGTGACTTGTATTATTGGTCCTTTTGTTTTGGCTTTGTTGTATTTCTTGTATTTAAGGAGTAAAGGAAAGCACAAGATTACTTTTTGGTTAGGAAAGAGAATGCCTGCAGCCTATTCGGATCTTGTTTTCAGAGAGATCCAGATCGTTTTAGCAGTGGCTATGATAAAAAGAGATCGTTACTGTTTTATGGTTAAAAGAAATCGTATCCATCAATTCGTTCAAAGAGTATATGATAAGAAGCTGGATGCAGATGAAATAATCGATATGTTTTTGGATGATAAGATTCCTTTAGCGGATCTGATAGAATGGTGTAACAAGTTTATTTCTTATGAAAGGAAACTGGAAACTTTTCTTTTTTTGATAGATATAGCTTTCATTGATCATGAATTGGTCGATACGGAGAAGGAATATTTGCTTTTCATCATTCAAAAATTTGCTATTCGAAACCAGGATATATCACAAGACGTTCAGGAAAAACTATTTGAAAATCATGGAAAAGTATCTGCCAGGAATTCTGTCTCCGGATTTGAATCGTATTATGAAGTATTGGAGATTGCTTCAGACGCAACGGATAAGGAAGTCAAAGAATCCTACCGCAGGCTGGTAAAACAATTCCATCCCGACAGTCATCCGCATTTGACGGTGGAGGAAAAGAAAGCGCTTTCGGATAAATTCCAGAGGGTACAGGAGGCGTATGATCATTTAATGAGTAATTGA
- a CDS encoding J domain-containing protein — MLVLGIVFGVVFIVLVLVLIKRQVKDSSERKVSSELVLKRSFQPPSGKKSEKMIFQIYVLLAAWMMRKNAVKSFEKQSFIVVYINQKFNIESLIIANELELVGETSIHVRSVANWVVQKMHQAQERADLIDFLVDLVFVDEDMIDREFTALVRLGELIGVQSMYIEKKVIEHRKRIFGSSAGNERLHTIANARTRKSMALAILDLGPSATEEEIKKSYRKLAKKYHPDSNLDLDEAKKEEYAQQFLEIQDAYEELISN; from the coding sequence ATGCTGGTTCTTGGAATTGTATTCGGAGTAGTTTTTATCGTCTTGGTTTTGGTGCTGATCAAACGCCAGGTAAAAGATTCCAGTGAACGGAAAGTAAGCTCTGAATTGGTCCTGAAAAGAAGTTTTCAGCCTCCGTCCGGTAAAAAAAGCGAAAAAATGATCTTCCAGATTTACGTGTTGCTGGCAGCCTGGATGATGCGGAAAAATGCGGTTAAATCTTTTGAAAAACAATCGTTTATTGTTGTTTACATCAATCAAAAGTTTAATATAGAATCGTTGATCATTGCCAATGAACTGGAGTTGGTAGGAGAAACGTCTATTCATGTGCGCAGCGTAGCGAATTGGGTCGTACAGAAAATGCACCAGGCGCAGGAGCGTGCTGATTTGATCGATTTCCTGGTAGATCTGGTATTTGTGGATGAAGACATGATTGATCGCGAATTTACTGCTTTGGTGCGTTTGGGTGAATTAATCGGAGTTCAGTCCATGTACATTGAAAAGAAAGTGATTGAACACCGCAAGCGCATTTTTGGTTCTTCTGCAGGAAATGAACGTTTGCATACCATTGCAAATGCACGTACGCGTAAAAGTATGGCATTGGCAATCCTGGATTTAGGTCCTTCCGCAACGGAAGAAGAAATTAAAAAAAGCTACCGGAAACTGGCTAAGAAATACCATCCGGATAGCAATTTAGACCTGGATGAAGCTAAGAAAGAAGAGTATGCTCAACAATTTTTGGAGATTCAGGATGCCTACGAAGAATTAATCTCCAATTAA
- a CDS encoding TerB family tellurite resistance protein: MTWSLLQTLSSAQIQKLAEEEYYRQKMIETIVGLSITAIIVAAPTYWLIRYVYFKIRKEFRFKTRFNPYNHIDALVLLSMNVLRTHPDCFKEKCIYLKEYIIYLYPENHGSFNESLKMAYKDVYRSESIVYWLCRFLSEEERKDVVRFLIHMAAQDGVVALREKAELIRIIDSFGLPHREWLELMESINTTFARRQERWNKSNDARVESYQASIVDKALVYFEMQRETLEGELLRTKYRKLVKKYHPDRHPDATTEERKELEVKFQELQLYYDELLKLLS; encoded by the coding sequence ATGACCTGGTCTTTGCTACAGACACTTTCGTCTGCTCAAATACAAAAATTAGCCGAAGAGGAATATTACAGACAAAAAATGATCGAAACGATCGTTGGTTTGTCAATCACTGCGATCATAGTGGCGGCTCCCACTTATTGGCTGATCCGTTATGTCTATTTTAAGATCCGGAAAGAGTTTCGCTTCAAAACGAGGTTTAATCCTTACAATCACATCGATGCACTGGTTTTACTGAGTATGAATGTGTTGCGTACTCATCCGGATTGTTTCAAAGAGAAATGTATTTACCTGAAGGAGTATATTATTTACCTGTATCCGGAGAATCACGGTTCCTTCAATGAATCGCTGAAAATGGCGTACAAGGATGTTTACCGTTCCGAATCCATTGTATATTGGCTTTGCCGGTTTCTTTCGGAGGAAGAACGAAAGGATGTTGTCCGATTCTTAATTCACATGGCAGCTCAGGATGGAGTAGTAGCTTTACGCGAAAAGGCTGAACTGATCCGGATCATTGATTCTTTTGGTTTGCCGCACCGCGAATGGCTGGAATTGATGGAGAGTATCAACACTACTTTTGCAAGAAGACAGGAGCGCTGGAATAAATCCAATGATGCCCGCGTTGAAAGTTACCAGGCGAGCATTGTTGACAAGGCGTTGGTATATTTCGAAATGCAGCGCGAAACATTGGAAGGGGAGTTGTTGCGGACAAAATACCGAAAGTTGGTGAAAAAGTACCATCCTGACCGTCACCCGGATGCAACGACCGAGGAACGGAAAGAACTGGAAGTAAAGTTCCAGGAGCTTCAGCTTTATTATGACGAATTGCTTAAATTGTTGTCATGA